The Flammeovirga pectinis genomic interval CTATCTAAATAGGCCTCATAGAGTAAAGGAGATCCTTCTTTGCTTGTTCTTGTAAATAATAATTTATCACCTCTAATATCCAAGGTAGGGTTAGACTCATCTGCAGATGTATTTAAAGCAGTACTCAGAGGTTTAGTCAGAACAGTTGGAGCAAGATCTTTACTTATCTGTGGTAAAATGCTTATTGCTTTAGAAGATTCTGAAACGCCAATAGCATCAATACCACATAAACGAATTGATGACTTTGCTTTTAATGTTATTTTAATTGATGTGATGGGAGTATCAATCCTTTTAAAAAAATAATTACTATTCTGACTGCCAAATTTAATATGAGCAGGTTCTTGATCATAAACAGTTAAAAACTGATCATTACTTAAAACTTCAATTTTTTGGATAGCATTATGGTAAAAAGCTTCACAAATAATTATCTGATTTATATTGCTAATTGGCGCTGCAAAACCAATTTGTAGAAATGCAGTAGTATCCTCATCAGATAACCAAGCAAGTGGATTTCTGTTAGATTTGAGTGGGACATTAGGAAGACCAACTACTTGAGTTGCTCCAAATGCAGCCTCACTATACTGCGACGAGTAATCTTGCACAGTATCTGCCCAATAAATAGTTTGTGAAAAACCATTACTATTACTTAAAATAAAAAAGAGAAGCGATATATATAAATACTTAATCAAACTGATAGCTGTTTAAAAGGAAAAAGAATCCCTTCTTTCAAAAAATAGAATTGAAAGGATTTCTTTGAAGAACTCAATATAATACAAAAATAGAGATGTTTGAGGAATATAGAAAGGATAAGAAACTTCATTTTGCTGATCAGAAGTGGTAATAAATCGTTAACAATTACATTTTATTAAAATAATTGAAAGATAATTGACCAAAACATGTTTCTTTTTTTTTAATGTACTTAGCTTTGTAGCTTAATTCAAAATCAGATATGAGTAATTCAAAAAGAATTTATTTAGTTCGTCATGGTCAGACGGCATACAATACTAAAAGGATTGTACAAGGTCGTAAAATTGATGCAGATTTAAACGAAATTGGTCAGAAGCAGGGAAAGTTATTATTCGATGCTTACAAAGACTTTAAATTCGATAAATTATATGTTACATCTTTAAAAAGAACACATCAGACAGCTAAAGGATTTATTGATAAGGGATTAGATTATGAAATCATTCCTGAATTTGATGAAATGAATTACGGTGATTTTGAAGGTAACTCTATTGATGATTTTACAGTTGATGGAAAAACCGTTCAAAGTATCTCTGACGAATGGGAAGCAGGTAATTTTGATGCATTTCCTAAAAATGGAGAAATGCTTTTCGATGTTTTACAACGATTAGCAGTTGGTTTAGAGAACATAATGCAAAACGAAAATGAACGTAATGTTCTTATTTGTATGCATAGTCGCTCTATTCGTATATTCTTATGTCTTCTTCTTGATCTTGATTTTGATGAAATGAAGAATTTTGCTCCTAAAAATACAGGGGTAACTACTTTAGAATACAACGAGTACTCTGGAACATTTAAATTAATTGAATTTAATAATGTGGATCATCTTGGAAATGATCCTGAGCTAACATACCTACCTCAAAAGCCTGGAGCTGAAAATGAGCAAGCGGCTGCAATTGAGGAGAAGAGAAAAGAAGACGAGGGGTTAGGTTTCAGAAAATTCAAATTAAACAAACAACTCTATTCTGTTTGTGATGAACTTGGGTATACAGAACCAACACCTATACAAGATAAAGCTATTCCACTTGTTTTATCTGGACACGATTTGTTCGGTATAGCACAAACAGGAACAGGTAAAACAGCAGCTTATTTATTACCACTTCTTTATAAGGCAAAATATGCTCAAGGAAATGATCCGAGAGTACTGATTTTAGTACCTACAAGAGAATTGGCAATTCAAGTAGGAAAAGAAGTCGAAAAATTAGCAGTTTATACTGGTTTAAGACATGCTGTAGTTTATGGTGGTATTGGCCCCAAAACGCAGATTGAAGAAGTAGAAAAAGGGATTGATTTATTAGTAGGTACACCTGGTAGAGTAATGGATATTTATTCTAGAGGTAAATTGAAAACGAAGTCAATTAAATATATGGTACTTGACGAAGCGGATAGAATTATGGATATGGGATTCATGCCACAAATTCGTCAGATGTTGGAAATTATTCCAAGAAAACGTCAGAACCTTTTGTTCTCGGCAACAATGCCAGATGTAGTTGTTCGTTTAAGTGAAGAGTTCTTAGAATTTCCTCAGAGAGTTGAAATTACACCGCAAGCTACTACCGCAGAAATGGTAGATCAGTTTGTGTATAATGTACCCAACTTTATGACGAAACTTCATCTTCTTTCTTATTTAATGAATACAGATGCTTCATTATCAAGAATTATGGTATTTGTACGTAAGAAAGAACAAGCCAATGGCGTAGCTGCTTTCTTACAAAGACACACTGAAGGCGAGGTAAGAGTAATCCATGCTAATAAGGGTCAGAATGCTCGAATAAATAGTATTGATGATTTTAAAGATGGTGACATCCGAGTTTTAGTAGCAACAGATGTAGCTGCAAGAGGTATTGATGTTAGTATGGTATCTCACGTGGTTAACTTTGATGTTCCAGTGATGTATCATGATTATGTTCACCGTGTAGGTAGAACAGGTAGAGCAAACAATACGGGTGTTGCATATACTTTCTGTAATCCTGCGGAGAAATATCATTTATTAAAAATTGAAGAAGTAATTAATAAAGAGATTCCTGTTTTAGAGATGCCAGAAGGAGTAGAAGAACAAGAAGCTACTCAGCATGAAGCACGTGACATGGCGATGGAAATTGATCGTCAGAAACGTAAAGAAGACCCTAACTTTAAGGGAGCCTTTCATGAAAGGAAAAAGAATAAAGATAAGGTGGATAAAAACCGTAGAAATAAAAATAAAGCTTCTATCGATAAGCAGCGAGCAAGTGGTAAAGTAAGTGCTTATATCACACAAGGTAAGTCGAAGAAGAAATAAGTATATTTTAAGAAGGTAAGTTGAAATTTAAATCAGCTTACCTTTTTTGTATTTATATAGTCCATAGACCATAAACCTCCTCCGTTAATCAGTAAAAAAAGACTGCCTAATAACATTGCAAAATCTGTTCTACTAGCATGCATCATTACCCAAAAACCGTCATTCTGTAAAATTGTAAATTTGGTTGTAGCCAATGCTGTAAGCATTATCATAAATGTAAAAAAGCTACCTAAGCGAGTTATAAAGCCAACTAAAATTAATACTCCACAAATTATTTCTATACCGCCAATAAGATTACCTAATATTTCTGGGTTGGGTAAACCGATTTTCTCAAATCTTCCAACACCTCGAAGTGCAGGAAATATAAATTTTTGAATTCCCTCTGATAAAAAAACTACTCCTACCATAATCCTAATTAGAAGAATAGATTTTGAATTGTTTGTTTGAATGAGTTGTTTAAACATACTATTTTTTTATTGTGTTATGGATCAATTGCAAAGATGGATTTTTAAATCACTTTTACTGAGGTGTTTTTGAAAATTTGATAGGATAAATGAATAATTAGATCATCGATAATCTTAAAAAATCAAAATATGGTGTATTTTTGCAATTATGTTGCAAAAACTCATCATTACTTTAATAATCAGTTTATTTCCCTTTTGCGTATTCGCTCAACAAACCACTTTTAAAGGTGTAATTGTTGATGATGAAACCAAATCTCCATTAGAAGGCGTAACCATTCTTGTTGAAAAAACAGGTAATGTAGTTGCTGTTACTACTCATGATGGCCGTTTTCAATTCGTAGATGAAGGAAATAAAAAATCGATTCAAACAATTGTTCATTTTCTAGGCTTTAACGAGAAAAAAGTAACGTTATATGCTAATAAAATGAATGAAGTTGAGATAGACCCATCTTTAGAAGAATTAGAGCAAGTCGAAATTCACGAACATGGGCATGATGAATTGTCACTTTCGGGTATGAACTTGATGAGTGTAAATTCTTTTATGCTTGAAACACAAAAGGCTACTACAATTTCTGAGACGTTAGCAAAAACTCCAGGTGTATCTTACATAAGTACAGGTGTAGGTATTTCTAAGCCTACAGTAAGAGGTATGGCAGGGTCTAGAGTTGTTGTAAGTGTAGATGGTGTAAAGCTTGAAGATCAGCAATGGGGCATGGATCATGGTTTATCTGTAGGGCAATCTACTGTAGACGAAGTAGAAATAGCCAAAGGTGCTGCAACATTGAAATATGGCTCAGATGGTTTGGGAGGTGTAATTAGAATGAAATCACCAGAACCTTTAGGAGAAAATAGTATAGAAGGAAAAGCAGGAATTACTTACCGTAGTAACAACCAATATGTTGGAGCAGATTTTAAAGTAAATGCTCAAAAAGAAAGAGTATTTTATCAGTTATCTGGAGGGTACGAAGATTTTGGTAATTATAGAGTCCCTGCAGAAACATTTGATTATTTAGGAGGAATTTATAGAATTGACAATGGCGTATTAGTAAATACTGGTGGTGATATTGGCAATTTAAAAGCTACTGTTGGATTAGAAACTAACAATTGGATTAGTAGTATTTCATATTCTATGTTTAAAGAATCTGTTGGTTTGTTTCCAGGGGCAACAGGTATTCCTTCTCAGAGTTGGTTAGATAGTTTTGGCAATGAACGAAATCCATCTGTACCTAAGCAAGAAATTTTACATCAAATGATAACTTGGAACTCCCACCTAGATATAGGCAATGGTGTTTTATGGTTTGATCTTGGGCAACAATTCAATAATAGACAAGAACTATCTGACCCAATTAGGCATGGAAGACCTGAAAGTGAATATGGTTCTGTAGCAAATGAACTAAATCTTAGAACTTCCTCTGTAAATGTGCATTATGATGTAGAGAAAGAAAATTTGAAGTGGGAGACAGGTATCAATTACGAATATCAAGAAAATGAGCGTAGTGGTTATGATTTTCTTATTCCAAATTATCGTCAAAATACAGCAGGTGGTTATGGTATGATAGGTTGGGAAATGAGTGAGAAGCTAGAATTAATTGGTGGTTTAAGATTCGATTACATATCATTTGATTCTGATGAATACGTTGATAATTACTTTGATGACCCTTCAAATTCAGGAACCCCTTGGGTGAGGGCACAAGCCATTTCTAATGATTATTACAATTTTACGGGGTCTGTTGGTTTAAAATGGAAGCTATTGAAAGTAATAGATGCAAATACAAATTTCGCGAAGACTTTTAGAGCACCTACTGCAAATGAATTAGCTGCTAATGGTGTTCATCATGGTACTTTTAGACACGAACAAGGTACAGCAGATTTATCTCCTGAAACGGGATACCAATGGGACCTTAATTTAAGTTACTCGACTAAAAAAGTAGCTTTAAGTATTAATCCTTATTTTAATTACTATTCAAATTACATTTACTTAGCTGCTTCTGGGACACCATCAACATTACCTGATGGAGGGCAAATTTATAAGTATACAGAAAGTGAAGGCTTCTTTACGGGTTATGAATTTTCTTTAAATTGGAATATTTCAAAGAAATTTGTCTTTACTAATTCTGTAGAATATGTTTATTCCGTAAATACTGAAACGAAGAGATCGTTTCCGTTTGTACCTCCTTTAGCAACTTTAAATGAGCTTACTTTTACACAACCTGTAAAGAGTAGTTTTTTTAGTAAACCATATATTTCTGTTAATGCAGAATTGGTTCAAGCCCAAAATAGGGTTGATAGAAATGAATTAGCCACAGATGGTTATGCTGTAATGGGCCTTAAAATGGGGACAGGCTTCCATATGAAATCAGTATATGGCAACCTTACATTTAGAGTAGATAACCTTACAAATGCCAATTATATGAGGCAT includes:
- a CDS encoding DEAD/DEAH box helicase — translated: MSNSKRIYLVRHGQTAYNTKRIVQGRKIDADLNEIGQKQGKLLFDAYKDFKFDKLYVTSLKRTHQTAKGFIDKGLDYEIIPEFDEMNYGDFEGNSIDDFTVDGKTVQSISDEWEAGNFDAFPKNGEMLFDVLQRLAVGLENIMQNENERNVLICMHSRSIRIFLCLLLDLDFDEMKNFAPKNTGVTTLEYNEYSGTFKLIEFNNVDHLGNDPELTYLPQKPGAENEQAAAIEEKRKEDEGLGFRKFKLNKQLYSVCDELGYTEPTPIQDKAIPLVLSGHDLFGIAQTGTGKTAAYLLPLLYKAKYAQGNDPRVLILVPTRELAIQVGKEVEKLAVYTGLRHAVVYGGIGPKTQIEEVEKGIDLLVGTPGRVMDIYSRGKLKTKSIKYMVLDEADRIMDMGFMPQIRQMLEIIPRKRQNLLFSATMPDVVVRLSEEFLEFPQRVEITPQATTAEMVDQFVYNVPNFMTKLHLLSYLMNTDASLSRIMVFVRKKEQANGVAAFLQRHTEGEVRVIHANKGQNARINSIDDFKDGDIRVLVATDVAARGIDVSMVSHVVNFDVPVMYHDYVHRVGRTGRANNTGVAYTFCNPAEKYHLLKIEEVINKEIPVLEMPEGVEEQEATQHEARDMAMEIDRQKRKEDPNFKGAFHERKKNKDKVDKNRRNKNKASIDKQRASGKVSAYITQGKSKKK
- a CDS encoding TonB-dependent receptor is translated as MLQKLIITLIISLFPFCVFAQQTTFKGVIVDDETKSPLEGVTILVEKTGNVVAVTTHDGRFQFVDEGNKKSIQTIVHFLGFNEKKVTLYANKMNEVEIDPSLEELEQVEIHEHGHDELSLSGMNLMSVNSFMLETQKATTISETLAKTPGVSYISTGVGISKPTVRGMAGSRVVVSVDGVKLEDQQWGMDHGLSVGQSTVDEVEIAKGAATLKYGSDGLGGVIRMKSPEPLGENSIEGKAGITYRSNNQYVGADFKVNAQKERVFYQLSGGYEDFGNYRVPAETFDYLGGIYRIDNGVLVNTGGDIGNLKATVGLETNNWISSISYSMFKESVGLFPGATGIPSQSWLDSFGNERNPSVPKQEILHQMITWNSHLDIGNGVLWFDLGQQFNNRQELSDPIRHGRPESEYGSVANELNLRTSSVNVHYDVEKENLKWETGINYEYQENERSGYDFLIPNYRQNTAGGYGMIGWEMSEKLELIGGLRFDYISFDSDEYVDNYFDDPSNSGTPWVRAQAISNDYYNFTGSVGLKWKLLKVIDANTNFAKTFRAPTANELAANGVHHGTFRHEQGTADLSPETGYQWDLNLSYSTKKVALSINPYFNYYSNYIYLAASGTPSTLPDGGQIYKYTESEGFFTGYEFSLNWNISKKFVFTNSVEYVYSVNTETKRSFPFVPPLATLNELTFTQPVKSSFFSKPYISVNAELVQAQNRVDRNELATDGYAVMGLKMGTGFHMKSVYGNLTFRVDNLTNANYMRHLSRYRILNLPEPGRNFTVSLSSWF
- a CDS encoding DoxX family protein, which encodes MFKQLIQTNNSKSILLIRIMVGVVFLSEGIQKFIFPALRGVGRFEKIGLPNPEILGNLIGGIEIICGVLILVGFITRLGSFFTFMIMLTALATTKFTILQNDGFWVMMHASRTDFAMLLGSLFLLINGGGLWSMDYINTKKVS